In Tachysurus vachellii isolate PV-2020 chromosome 12, HZAU_Pvac_v1, whole genome shotgun sequence, the following are encoded in one genomic region:
- the bub1 gene encoding mitotic checkpoint serine/threonine-protein kinase BUB1 isoform X2 — MDINFYVQRFESTIRGYVGDDPLSAWDTFIEFLELRLPHDEKNKLSMVMEKLIKTFLPDRHYHNDLRFINYCIRYASNHSDPVKVYSDLHDHGVGLQMAALYISWAQQCERRNLTTEVDQVYQKAFNNQAEPLDTLQHHYRLFQGKRGPSQTTPSVAVNNPLQDSQLVNQQLRQRNSIQPQCKDVVNSQFPADRSVRIISRSENNPPQCTKADMKVESMYCVSDLVCEGSELSFEELRARRYFTKVRQQELHREQEEVRRRYEEEEEEVMRMKKLLEELNSKLSVEPQLQQVTSGPHPFQITEDTPNPAGQSEPLSGPCVFQQSLTQHTDSTHAQSMQHTLLVHPEETRPEAVCVSQVISLPRSECLSHNQAQDMLKCDVLNCEEDDEDVNTDDLIGNMFQGPTLLQDSLFTTTHNSATEEDSFEKNCKVTGFNPASVKAPSSAPFRIYQDENNENRSVDPQVEMKPTPAAPRVLMEIPVSTVNVTPQGAESLTDESTVWSSGHTPMASFPNHTQEFARSANLVSTPLHLITLYSRDTQHVECVSGENPYLRQPAKLSPILEQSPPEDKQCVSAECTPRAQGTIVGECLSLQRHTHSLSQSRQDNTTITRQVLAPLTLTEHSIAPAEELRTRTNPSWSVYQSPNEEIKKHHMSNLQCSSSREFSSISLGLGRECKPDHVNSKPEDNCSSNILQNQDQFNSSSQTSLRDQFRLNTVQCSSNRELSFHNQNPVREDLPNLLNSSRLLGELSPEKLNSSRLKIFEEKITDQAHTIQSQLSDVEEADLLLPERSFNMRKSIGLLSENPQMHQWKSFHKVPQSPDPVLRANQDVAMSPEAALGFGWLQVESPVQTAESDLDLMLESPPQTYRPGWDVHSDQQSGILLSKRSFGKHKSDQTLFPTLNTAEKSGCVSPCRGSDPGRDVPMSPEVEPRLNWIPVMETEADLDIIMTPQQNNKTCLEMENDVEMSQKLNCDVFMSPTQPSAPLKASVLISDPWDDDLIVSLLAGLHTPLSSFPNLNSWTCSIPPITPKLSVQLGDERLRVDCVLGQGAFATVYQATNLTNSHKLILKVQKPSNPWEFYINTQLNVRVEPRARHLYNRLHAAHLYSNGSVLIGELHNCGTLLNVVNLYKSRSERVMPQPLVLYFTVCILDMVERLHAAHIIHADIKPDNFLLGERFLENKNLFDENLEHGLVLIDFGQSIDMTLFPDGAQFMAHCMTSGFQCTEMLSGRPWTYQTDYFGVAGTVYCMLFGSYMQVKNDGGVWKPSGVFKRVPHSELWQELFHVLLNVPDCWSLPCLRVLRERLSAALMTTYSTKLLGLKNRLVVQILESRPSCR, encoded by the exons ATGGATATCAACTTTTATGTTCA acgcTTTGAATCAACTATTCGAGGTTATGTGGGAGATGATCCACTGTCAGCTTGGGACAC gTTTATAGAATTTCTGGAACTCCGACTTCCTCACGATGAGAAGAATAAACTGTCTATGGTGATGGAGAAGCTTATAAAGACGTTCCTGCCAGACAGACATTACCACAATGACCTCAGATTCATCAACTACTGCATCagatat gccAGTAATCACTCAGACCCAGTGAAGGTGTACAGTGACCTACACGATCATGGTGTGGGGTTGCAGATGGCTGCTCTGTACATCAGCTGGGCTCAGCAGTGTGAGAGGAGGAACCTGACCACAGAGGTGGACCAGGTGTATCAGAAAGCTTTCAACAACCAAGCAGAACCTCTCGACACTCTGCAGCACCACTACAG GTTATTCCAGGGCAAAAGAGGACCGTCTCAGACGACTCCCTCAG TAGCAGTAAATAATCCTCTGCAGGATTCTCAGTTGGTGAATCAGCAGCTGCGTCAGAGAAACAGCATACAGCCGCAATGTAAG GATGTAGTGAATTCTCAGTTTCCTGCAGACAGATCCGTCCGCAT AATCTCCCGGTCTGAGAACAACCCTCCTCAGTGCACCAAAGCTGACATGAAGGTTGAGTCCATGTACTGTGTGAGTGACCTGGTGTGTGAGGGATCAGAGCTGAGCTTCGAGGAGCTGAGAGCACGAAGATATTTTACCAAAGTGAGACAGCAGGAACTGCACAGAGAAcagg aGGAGGTGAGGAGGAGGtatgaagaggaggaagaggaggtgaTGAGAATGAAGAAGCTGTTAGAGGAGCTGAACAGCAAACTGAGTGTTGAGCCGCAGCTAcagcag gtcacTTCAGGGCCACATCCTTTCCAGATCACAGAGGACACCCCTAATCCTGCTGGCCAGTCAGAACCCCTCAGTGGCCCTTGTGTATTTCAGCAGTCCCTTACACAGCACACAGACAGCACACATGCTCAGAGCATGCAACACACACTCTTAGTACACCCAGAGGAGACCAGAcctgaagcagtgtgtgtgagccaaGTGATATCACTTCCTAGATCAGAGTGCCTGAGCCATAACCAAGCCCAGGACATGCTCAagtg tgATGTGTTAAATTGTGAAGAGGACGACGAGGATGTGAACACAGACG ATCTGATCGGGAACATGTTCCAGGGACCAACTCTGCTCCAGGACTCACTATTCACCACCACACACAACTCTGCCACTGAGGAAGACAGCTTTGAAAAGAACTGCAAagtcactg GCTTTAATCCCGCCTCAGTGAAAGCACCTTCCTCAGCACCATTCAGAATTTATCAGGATGAAAACAACGAGAACAGAAG tgttgaTCCACAGGTGGAGATGAAGCCCACACCTGCTGCACCTCGTGTCCTGATGGAGATCCCTGTCTCTACAGTTAAT GTCACTCCACAGGGGGCGGAGTCTCTTACAGATGAAAGCACAGTGTGGAGTTCTGGACACACCCCAATGGCCTCCTTCCCCAATCACACGCAAGAGTTTGCTCGCTCTGCAAATTTAGTGTCAACGCCTCTCCATCTGATTACTCTGTACTCCAGGGACACACagcatg tggaATGTGTCTCGGGTGAAAACCCGTATCTGCGTCAGCCTGCCAAACTGAG TCCAATTTTGGAGCAGAGTCCCCCTGAGGACAAGCAGTGTGTTAGTGCTGAGTGCACACCCAGAGCTCAGGGAACCATCGTTGGTGAGTGTTTAAgcctacagagacacacacattccctgTCACAGAGCCGTCAGGacaacaccaccatcaccaggCAGGTGTTAGCACCGCTCACCCTCACCGAGCACAGCATCGCACCCGCTGAGGAGCTCCGGACCAGAACCAATCCCAGCTGGAGTGTCTATCAGAGCCCAAACGAGGAGATAAAGAAACATCACATGAGCAATCTGCAGTGTAGCTCGAGCAGAGAGTTCAGCTCAATCAGCCTGGGCTTGGGGAGAGAATGTAAACCAGACCACGTGAACTCAAAGCCAGAAGATAACTGCAGCTCAAACATCCTGCAGAACCAAGACCAGTTCAACTCAAGCAGCCAAACCTCACTGAGAGACCAGTTCAGGTTAAATACTGTGCAGTGCAGCTCAAACAGGGAGCTCAGCTTCCACAATCAGAACCCTGTCAGAGAGGATCTCCCAAATCTGCTCAACTCCAGCAGACTGTTAGGAGAACTTTCACCTGAGAAGCTCAACTCCAGCAGGTTGAAGATCTTTGAGGAGAAAATAACAGATCAGGCGCATACCATCCAATCACAGCTATCAGATGTGGAAGAAGCTGATCTTCTCCTCCCTGAGAGGTCCTTCAATATGCGCAAATCTATAGGTCTGCTTTCAGAGAACCCCCAGATGCACCAGTGGAAATCCTTCCACAAAGTCCCACAAAGCCCAGATCCAGTGTTGAGGGCGAACCAGGATGTGGCTATGAGTCCAGAAGCAGCTCTAGGGTTTGGCTGGCTTCAGGTGGAGAGTCCGGTCCAGACAGCAGAATCTGACCTGGATTTGATGTTGGAGTCGCCACCTCAGACCTACAGACCTGGCTGGGACGTCCACTCTGACCAGCAGTCTGGGATTCTGCTCTCTAAAAGATCTTTTGGCAAACACAAATCTGATCAAACACTCTTCCCAACGTTAAACACTGCAGAGAAGTCGGGGTGTGTAAGTCCATGTAGAGGCTCAGACCCAGGCCGAGATGTTCCCATGAGCCCAGAGGTGGAACCGAGACTGAACTGGATTCCCGTCATGGAGACTGAGGCAGATCTGGACATCATAATGACTCCACAGCAGAACAATAAGACATGTCTGGAGATGGAGAATGATGTAGAAATGTCCCAAAAGCTGAACTGTGATGTTTTCATGAGTCCTACACAGCCATCTGCTCCGCTCAAAGCCTCTG tATTGATCTCTGACCCATGGGATGATGACCTGATCGTGTCTCTTCTCGCTGGTCTACACACTCCTTTGTCTTCATTCCCCAACCTGAACAGCTGGACATGCAGTATTCCCCCCATCACCCCAAAACTCTCTGTGCAATTGG gggATGAGCGTTTGCGTGTGGACTGTGTATTAGGGCAGGGAGCTTTCGCTACCGTTTATCAAGCTACAAACCTCACTAACTCTCACAAACTCATCCTGAAG GTCCAAAAGCCCTCAAACCCGTGGGAGTTTTACATTAACACTCAGCTGAACGTGCGTGTGGAGCCGAGAGCTCGTCACCTGTACAACCGGCTGCACGCCGCTCACCTGTACAGCAACGGCAGCGTGCTCATCGGGGAGCTGCACAACTGTGGCACGCTGCTG aacGTGGTAAACCTGTATAAGAGCCGCAGTGAGAGAGTGATGCCGCAGCCTCTTGTACTATATTTCACAGTGTGTATCCTGGACATGGTGGAGCGACTGCATGCTGCACACATAATCCATGCTGACATCAAGCCTGACAACTTTCTGCTaggagagag GTTCCTGGAGAACAAGAACCTTTTTGATGAGAACCTGGAGCATGGTTTGGTTCTGATTGATTTTGGTCAGAGTATTGATATGACTCTGTTCCCTGATGGAGCTCAGTTCATGGCCCACTGCATGACCTCTGGCTTCCAGTGCACAGAGATGCTCAGCGGCCGACCCTGGACATATCAG ACGGATTACTTCGGTGTGGCCGGCACTGTGTACTGCATGCTGTTTGGCTCGTACATGCAGGTGAAGAACGATGGAGGTGTTTGGAAGCCCAGCGGTGTGTTTAagag GGTTCCTCACAGTGAGCTGTGGCAGGAGCTCTTCCACGTCTTATTAAATGTCCCTGACTGCTGGTCCTTGCCGTGTTTGCGTGTTCTACGTGAGCGTCTCTCAGCTGCCCTGATGACGACCTACAGCACCAAACTGCTCGGCCTCAAGAACCGCCTTGTCGTGCAGATCCTGGAGTCCAGACCCTCCTGCAGATAG
- the bub1 gene encoding mitotic checkpoint serine/threonine-protein kinase BUB1 isoform X1 produces MDINFYVQRFESTIRGYVGDDPLSAWDTFIEFLELRLPHDEKNKLSMVMEKLIKTFLPDRHYHNDLRFINYCIRYASNHSDPVKVYSDLHDHGVGLQMAALYISWAQQCERRNLTTEVDQVYQKAFNNQAEPLDTLQHHYRLFQGKRGPSQTTPSVAVNNPLQDSQLVNQQLRQRNSIQPQCKDVVNSQFPADRSVRIISRSENNPPQCTKADMKVESMYCVSDLVCEGSELSFEELRARRYFTKVRQQELHREQEEVRRRYEEEEEEVMRMKKLLEELNSKLSVEPQLQQVTSGPHPFQITEDTPNPAGQSEPLSGPCVFQQSLTQHTDSTHAQSMQHTLLVHPEETRPEAVCVSQVISLPRSECLSHNQAQDMLKCDVLNCEEDDEDVNTDVSFGVFNHHTHITPNTSLGLNSTTPSRALPSPTVNTREALDLIGNMFQGPTLLQDSLFTTTHNSATEEDSFEKNCKVTGFNPASVKAPSSAPFRIYQDENNENRSVDPQVEMKPTPAAPRVLMEIPVSTVNVTPQGAESLTDESTVWSSGHTPMASFPNHTQEFARSANLVSTPLHLITLYSRDTQHVECVSGENPYLRQPAKLSPILEQSPPEDKQCVSAECTPRAQGTIVGECLSLQRHTHSLSQSRQDNTTITRQVLAPLTLTEHSIAPAEELRTRTNPSWSVYQSPNEEIKKHHMSNLQCSSSREFSSISLGLGRECKPDHVNSKPEDNCSSNILQNQDQFNSSSQTSLRDQFRLNTVQCSSNRELSFHNQNPVREDLPNLLNSSRLLGELSPEKLNSSRLKIFEEKITDQAHTIQSQLSDVEEADLLLPERSFNMRKSIGLLSENPQMHQWKSFHKVPQSPDPVLRANQDVAMSPEAALGFGWLQVESPVQTAESDLDLMLESPPQTYRPGWDVHSDQQSGILLSKRSFGKHKSDQTLFPTLNTAEKSGCVSPCRGSDPGRDVPMSPEVEPRLNWIPVMETEADLDIIMTPQQNNKTCLEMENDVEMSQKLNCDVFMSPTQPSAPLKASVLISDPWDDDLIVSLLAGLHTPLSSFPNLNSWTCSIPPITPKLSVQLGDERLRVDCVLGQGAFATVYQATNLTNSHKLILKVQKPSNPWEFYINTQLNVRVEPRARHLYNRLHAAHLYSNGSVLIGELHNCGTLLNVVNLYKSRSERVMPQPLVLYFTVCILDMVERLHAAHIIHADIKPDNFLLGERFLENKNLFDENLEHGLVLIDFGQSIDMTLFPDGAQFMAHCMTSGFQCTEMLSGRPWTYQTDYFGVAGTVYCMLFGSYMQVKNDGGVWKPSGVFKRVPHSELWQELFHVLLNVPDCWSLPCLRVLRERLSAALMTTYSTKLLGLKNRLVVQILESRPSCR; encoded by the exons ATGGATATCAACTTTTATGTTCA acgcTTTGAATCAACTATTCGAGGTTATGTGGGAGATGATCCACTGTCAGCTTGGGACAC gTTTATAGAATTTCTGGAACTCCGACTTCCTCACGATGAGAAGAATAAACTGTCTATGGTGATGGAGAAGCTTATAAAGACGTTCCTGCCAGACAGACATTACCACAATGACCTCAGATTCATCAACTACTGCATCagatat gccAGTAATCACTCAGACCCAGTGAAGGTGTACAGTGACCTACACGATCATGGTGTGGGGTTGCAGATGGCTGCTCTGTACATCAGCTGGGCTCAGCAGTGTGAGAGGAGGAACCTGACCACAGAGGTGGACCAGGTGTATCAGAAAGCTTTCAACAACCAAGCAGAACCTCTCGACACTCTGCAGCACCACTACAG GTTATTCCAGGGCAAAAGAGGACCGTCTCAGACGACTCCCTCAG TAGCAGTAAATAATCCTCTGCAGGATTCTCAGTTGGTGAATCAGCAGCTGCGTCAGAGAAACAGCATACAGCCGCAATGTAAG GATGTAGTGAATTCTCAGTTTCCTGCAGACAGATCCGTCCGCAT AATCTCCCGGTCTGAGAACAACCCTCCTCAGTGCACCAAAGCTGACATGAAGGTTGAGTCCATGTACTGTGTGAGTGACCTGGTGTGTGAGGGATCAGAGCTGAGCTTCGAGGAGCTGAGAGCACGAAGATATTTTACCAAAGTGAGACAGCAGGAACTGCACAGAGAAcagg aGGAGGTGAGGAGGAGGtatgaagaggaggaagaggaggtgaTGAGAATGAAGAAGCTGTTAGAGGAGCTGAACAGCAAACTGAGTGTTGAGCCGCAGCTAcagcag gtcacTTCAGGGCCACATCCTTTCCAGATCACAGAGGACACCCCTAATCCTGCTGGCCAGTCAGAACCCCTCAGTGGCCCTTGTGTATTTCAGCAGTCCCTTACACAGCACACAGACAGCACACATGCTCAGAGCATGCAACACACACTCTTAGTACACCCAGAGGAGACCAGAcctgaagcagtgtgtgtgagccaaGTGATATCACTTCCTAGATCAGAGTGCCTGAGCCATAACCAAGCCCAGGACATGCTCAagtg tgATGTGTTAAATTGTGAAGAGGACGACGAGGATGTGAACACAGACG tgtctttTGGAGTCTTTAATCATCACACCCACATCACCCCCAACACATCTCTGGGTCTAAATTCAACTACTCCTTCACGTGCACTTCCCTCTCCTACTGTTAACACAAGAGAGGCACTGG ATCTGATCGGGAACATGTTCCAGGGACCAACTCTGCTCCAGGACTCACTATTCACCACCACACACAACTCTGCCACTGAGGAAGACAGCTTTGAAAAGAACTGCAAagtcactg GCTTTAATCCCGCCTCAGTGAAAGCACCTTCCTCAGCACCATTCAGAATTTATCAGGATGAAAACAACGAGAACAGAAG tgttgaTCCACAGGTGGAGATGAAGCCCACACCTGCTGCACCTCGTGTCCTGATGGAGATCCCTGTCTCTACAGTTAAT GTCACTCCACAGGGGGCGGAGTCTCTTACAGATGAAAGCACAGTGTGGAGTTCTGGACACACCCCAATGGCCTCCTTCCCCAATCACACGCAAGAGTTTGCTCGCTCTGCAAATTTAGTGTCAACGCCTCTCCATCTGATTACTCTGTACTCCAGGGACACACagcatg tggaATGTGTCTCGGGTGAAAACCCGTATCTGCGTCAGCCTGCCAAACTGAG TCCAATTTTGGAGCAGAGTCCCCCTGAGGACAAGCAGTGTGTTAGTGCTGAGTGCACACCCAGAGCTCAGGGAACCATCGTTGGTGAGTGTTTAAgcctacagagacacacacattccctgTCACAGAGCCGTCAGGacaacaccaccatcaccaggCAGGTGTTAGCACCGCTCACCCTCACCGAGCACAGCATCGCACCCGCTGAGGAGCTCCGGACCAGAACCAATCCCAGCTGGAGTGTCTATCAGAGCCCAAACGAGGAGATAAAGAAACATCACATGAGCAATCTGCAGTGTAGCTCGAGCAGAGAGTTCAGCTCAATCAGCCTGGGCTTGGGGAGAGAATGTAAACCAGACCACGTGAACTCAAAGCCAGAAGATAACTGCAGCTCAAACATCCTGCAGAACCAAGACCAGTTCAACTCAAGCAGCCAAACCTCACTGAGAGACCAGTTCAGGTTAAATACTGTGCAGTGCAGCTCAAACAGGGAGCTCAGCTTCCACAATCAGAACCCTGTCAGAGAGGATCTCCCAAATCTGCTCAACTCCAGCAGACTGTTAGGAGAACTTTCACCTGAGAAGCTCAACTCCAGCAGGTTGAAGATCTTTGAGGAGAAAATAACAGATCAGGCGCATACCATCCAATCACAGCTATCAGATGTGGAAGAAGCTGATCTTCTCCTCCCTGAGAGGTCCTTCAATATGCGCAAATCTATAGGTCTGCTTTCAGAGAACCCCCAGATGCACCAGTGGAAATCCTTCCACAAAGTCCCACAAAGCCCAGATCCAGTGTTGAGGGCGAACCAGGATGTGGCTATGAGTCCAGAAGCAGCTCTAGGGTTTGGCTGGCTTCAGGTGGAGAGTCCGGTCCAGACAGCAGAATCTGACCTGGATTTGATGTTGGAGTCGCCACCTCAGACCTACAGACCTGGCTGGGACGTCCACTCTGACCAGCAGTCTGGGATTCTGCTCTCTAAAAGATCTTTTGGCAAACACAAATCTGATCAAACACTCTTCCCAACGTTAAACACTGCAGAGAAGTCGGGGTGTGTAAGTCCATGTAGAGGCTCAGACCCAGGCCGAGATGTTCCCATGAGCCCAGAGGTGGAACCGAGACTGAACTGGATTCCCGTCATGGAGACTGAGGCAGATCTGGACATCATAATGACTCCACAGCAGAACAATAAGACATGTCTGGAGATGGAGAATGATGTAGAAATGTCCCAAAAGCTGAACTGTGATGTTTTCATGAGTCCTACACAGCCATCTGCTCCGCTCAAAGCCTCTG tATTGATCTCTGACCCATGGGATGATGACCTGATCGTGTCTCTTCTCGCTGGTCTACACACTCCTTTGTCTTCATTCCCCAACCTGAACAGCTGGACATGCAGTATTCCCCCCATCACCCCAAAACTCTCTGTGCAATTGG gggATGAGCGTTTGCGTGTGGACTGTGTATTAGGGCAGGGAGCTTTCGCTACCGTTTATCAAGCTACAAACCTCACTAACTCTCACAAACTCATCCTGAAG GTCCAAAAGCCCTCAAACCCGTGGGAGTTTTACATTAACACTCAGCTGAACGTGCGTGTGGAGCCGAGAGCTCGTCACCTGTACAACCGGCTGCACGCCGCTCACCTGTACAGCAACGGCAGCGTGCTCATCGGGGAGCTGCACAACTGTGGCACGCTGCTG aacGTGGTAAACCTGTATAAGAGCCGCAGTGAGAGAGTGATGCCGCAGCCTCTTGTACTATATTTCACAGTGTGTATCCTGGACATGGTGGAGCGACTGCATGCTGCACACATAATCCATGCTGACATCAAGCCTGACAACTTTCTGCTaggagagag GTTCCTGGAGAACAAGAACCTTTTTGATGAGAACCTGGAGCATGGTTTGGTTCTGATTGATTTTGGTCAGAGTATTGATATGACTCTGTTCCCTGATGGAGCTCAGTTCATGGCCCACTGCATGACCTCTGGCTTCCAGTGCACAGAGATGCTCAGCGGCCGACCCTGGACATATCAG ACGGATTACTTCGGTGTGGCCGGCACTGTGTACTGCATGCTGTTTGGCTCGTACATGCAGGTGAAGAACGATGGAGGTGTTTGGAAGCCCAGCGGTGTGTTTAagag GGTTCCTCACAGTGAGCTGTGGCAGGAGCTCTTCCACGTCTTATTAAATGTCCCTGACTGCTGGTCCTTGCCGTGTTTGCGTGTTCTACGTGAGCGTCTCTCAGCTGCCCTGATGACGACCTACAGCACCAAACTGCTCGGCCTCAAGAACCGCCTTGTCGTGCAGATCCTGGAGTCCAGACCCTCCTGCAGATAG